In the Topomyia yanbarensis strain Yona2022 chromosome 3, ASM3024719v1, whole genome shotgun sequence genome, one interval contains:
- the LOC131691893 gene encoding uncharacterized protein LOC131691893 — MSEWKLTKNEVLQLIQCYKEKECLWDLNSSLYKRIDMKKQAWNELSTEFNVSAERIKKKLKSLRTAFFAEKKKVDESKQNEIDSLIHVPSLFYYNDLSFIIPASEMRKCHRNVPVIAKVEELNIDETSYVSDCSPSPHELVYENSYLPYTDQEREGYPVKRKTSMTASASDDNGDVYTAFSKCIALQLKQLPALEATILMSEIQQMISNKTVQVLETQSKKRREQPVHSPTFNMQSYLMSCNELIEMRRANGLS; from the exons ATGAGTGAATGGAAATTAACTAAAAATGAGGTCCTACAACTAATTCAATGTTATAAGGAAAAGGAATGTCTTTGGGATCTAAATAGTAGCCTTTATAAACGAATTGACATGAAGAAACAAGCCTGGAATGAGCTGTCTACAGAATTCAATGTTAGTGCTGAAAGGATAAAGAAAAAGCTGAAATCGCTTCGTACGGCTTTTTTCGCCGAGAAAAAGAAGGTTGATGAATCAAAACAGAATGAAATCGACAGCCTGATACACGTTCCGAGTTTATTCTACTACAACGATCTATCGTTTATAATTCCGGCATCGGAGATGAGAAAGTGCCATCGAAATGTGCCC GTGATAGCGAAGGTAGAAGAGCTAAATATAGATGAAACATCTTATGTATCAGATTGCTCCCCATCGCCACATGAGCTTGTGTATGAAAACTCTTACCTGCCTTATACTGATCAAGAACGAGAGGGATATCCTGTGAAAAGAAAAACTTCGATGACTGCCTCAGCCAGCGACGACAATGGTGATGTCTATACGGCATTTTCTAAATGTATTGCCCTGCAACTCAAGCAATTACCAGCCCTGGAAGCAACAATATTGATGAGCGAAATTCaacaaatgatttcaaataaaacagTACAGGTACTGGAAACGCAATCCAAAAAACGAAGAGAACAGCCGGTTCACTCGCCAACCTTTAATATGCAATCTTACTTAATGTCTTGCAATGAATTGATAGAGATGCGGAGAGCTAATGGCTTATCCTAA